The genomic window GGCACGTCCCCCTCATCCCCGCATCGTCTGCATGACGAGGCGGTCCGGTGCGTCAAGACGCACCCTACTACTGATGGACCGATTCGTGGACCTGAAATGGAGCGGCCGGCCGGAATGATTGAAGTGAGGATGCATCCGTACGATGCGTCTGCGTCCCAACTGACGCATTCTACAGAAGCACAATCTAATATATTCATTCTTGGTGCGCCTTAGGCTTTCCATCCAGGACGAGCAACTCGATCAGCTTCACGGCCGCATCTGGTGTGGAAGGCTGATTGGCGAGTCTCAGCCCGAACGATTCCCGCGAGATCACGATGCTACGCAATATAGCCACAAGGAGCCCACGGCTGCGCATCACCCGAGGCGACAGGTCGTCTACGTCATCGACCTTGAGGAGATCCTTGATCGAGAGATCCCTGACTTGCTCCACCATCCTTGCGAGTTTTTCTTGGGTGATCCCATCGCGCGGGAATATTAGCATGTTGAATCTTACGTCATCCGACGTGGACAGGCCGAAGAAGACCCGCTCGGCCAAGCTGATGAACCGCGCGAACGCGTCATCTTTGTCGAGCGTCTCTTCCCGTCTCGTCGCCGCTCGAATCCGGTCTCTGCTGTTGTCTAGAACGACCGTTACGAAATCGCGCTCGACCTCCTTCCACTCCGCTCGTTGGACGAACAACGGGGGCATCGGTGACGGGCGGCCGAGAATCGCTACGATCGCGTCTTCCTGCATGTGTATAAGTGTTCTGTCGTCAGCGACGGAGAAGCACGGGTTTGTGCCGAGGGACAGCGCCTTGACCTTGAAGTAGACTTTGCCCTCGACATGATGCTCCGTAGCGTCAGGCCAGACGGCACGGATGAGGCCGTTCCAGTCGTAGGGTCGTACCGTTCGAAGCATCAAGGACGCCATGGCAAAGGACCGTAGTTCACGCCTCTCGTCCGGCTTAAGCCCAAATTGCAGCCCGCACGTGACCTGCTCGATCTCATTCAGCATCAGCGGATGTTCGCCCCAAAATGGGGCGAAGCCCTCTCCAAGTTCCGCCAGGTACGCCCCAATGTCGAAGGTCAACGCCATACAAAGGGCGTCGACACGGGGTCGCCTGGAGATTTCCGAGGGGCGGCAGGCGAACACGCCCATCGCATTGGTCGGGATGTATGACAGGTCGAACGCGGGAATGGCGCCCGGCCGGGTCTCGGCCGCGGCGTCGGATGGCGGACTGGCTCGGAGCGGGTTCGGCACCAGCGAGATAACCAGGGCAACCGCCGCGAGGAGGCCGCCTGCCTGCCATCGGTGTGAACGCTGGCCCGACCGGTCGAACTCACCACCATTCGATTCCAGCATTTGGATCCTCCTGATCAGGGTTCCCCTCGTCGGCGAGAACGGGCTCACGGGCCACCGCCTCCTGCCGACATCCTGCTCCAGGGCCATCCGCGCCAGGACGGCCCGGTACACATGCCTCCCTCCCGACACCTCGGCCGCGAGGGCGTCCGCCGCCTGCTCCTGCGCCATCCGGAGCCGCGAGGCGAGCCAGGCCACCAGCGGGTGATAGGCGTGGAGCGCCTGCGCCAGCCCCGCGACCAGGCCGATGACGTAATCCGAGCGGCGAATATGAGCCAGTTCGTGCGCGAGCACCGCGCGGAGGTCCGCCACGGGCCAGGCCCGCCAGTCCGCCGGCAGCAGGATGACAGGACGCCGCCATCCGGCCGTCGCCGCCGGGATTGCCTCGGGCAGTTCGCGGACCTCGATCGGCACGAGGACCCCCATCGCGGTGCGGAGCGATTCGAGCTCGCCCAGGAAGCCCTGATCACGCAGGACGGCACCGCGACGACGGCACCGGCGTACCTCGAGCAGGCCGAGTGCCAGCCGCGAGGACCCGATCGCCGCGAGGGTCAGAAGCCCCCAGGCCGCGATCCTCAAGCCGCCCGCATGGGGAGCGGACGCCTCGCCCACGCGATGCTCGAAGTTCCGGAGGGTCGCCGCGAGCGTTCTCCAGGAGATCGCCAGTCCGGGCGGATGCTCGGCGGAGGCTTGCGGCTCGGGCGGGCGACCCGCTGTACTCGCGGCCGGCCCGGGAGTCACCGCCGCCACTGGCACTGCCGTCAGCCGGATCGCGAGCAGCCCGACGCAGGGTGCACAAGCCGTCAGGCCGAGCGTCAGTCCCAGGGCCGCCGCGGCGACCGACGCACCTGCCGCCGGGCCTCGACGCGAGGCGAACAGATGGCAGGCCGTGGCCGGAACGAGCAGCGCCGTCACCTGGATTGCGAGCCAGGCCACCGTCTGGGCGAACGTGTTCATTTCCCGTCCTCCCGGAGGATCTGCTCCAAAACCCGGCGCTCCTCCTTCGTGAGCTTCCGATGCTCGACCAGCCGGTAGAGCAGGTCCGCCCGGGAGCCGCGGAACACCCGGTCGATCAGGTCGCCGAGCAGGCGGCCGGAGACCTCCTCGTGCGTCCTGGCAGCCTTGTAGACGAACGGCCGCTCCTCATTCACCTGCGTGAGGAACCCCTTTTCCTCGAGTGCCCGCACGAGGTTCGCGATCGTCGGATACGACCGGTCCAGGCCCGCCGCCGCCAGCCGGTCGCGGGCCTCCGCCGCGGTCATCGCCTCCATGCCCCAGAAGACGTGCATGACCTCGAGCTCCCGCTCCGTCAGGTCCTTCGCCCGCGGCCTCGCCATCGGCGCTCCTCCTTGCTCCGTCTCGTCACGCCCGATTCGGTTCCCCAAATTTGGTTTTCCGAATTTAGCGTCAAGTCGGCGGGAGTCAAGCGGAACCGGAGAGTCGGCTAGGATTCTTGCCGAAGAGACATCGTCGTCTTTTGCAGGGTGGGTCAAGCGGAGCGCGGACGCACCGCGACCGGCCCGTCATGTGGAGCAAACAAGGACCATGTCGAACTCCGGCCTCGCACGCAAGGGGAGCCTGTACCGTCCGCGATGACGCGCCGATCCGGTGCTCTACAAATTCACATCCGTTTCGCCGCTATGGGTTGACCGATTTCGGCTCGTCGAGGACGTACAGCCCATCGACCGTCCGGATCCGGTCCACGTCCTTGAGCCGCACGCTCGTGAAGTCGGCCAGGACGACGCCGAAGCCGCTGGGGTGGGGGCTCGCGATCGAGCGGACCTGCTCCTCGCTCAACTCGTCGAACGGGCTGCGCCAGTCGAGGGGCAGGCCGGCGGATTCGATGAGGAGGATGGCGTTCCTCGGCAGCTTCGCGGGGTCGATGGCGGAGAGGTCGTTGATCATCCGATAGGAGGCGTTGCCCTCGGGCATAACGGACCGGTAGGCGGGGCAGCCGTAGAGGGCGGGCATGTCGCCGGCGTGGTGCTGGTTCTCGTCGCTGTCCCAGGACTTCCGGAAGTCGTACCGCTCGCCCACGGCCGCCGCGGCGCCGAAGCGGGGGAGGAAGGTCGCCCGCCACGACTCCCGCCGCTTGCCGTCGGGGTCGGGCTGGAAGGGCGGCGGCAGGTGGCCGAAGGTCTTCGCGTATTCGGCCATGGCGGAGGCCAGCGCGTTCAGGTTCTCCTGGCAACCGGCCTGCGCGGCGAAGATGGCCTCGTGGCGCACCCGCTGTCGCTCGAAGTAGCGGGCCAGGGAAAAGAGCCCGGCCACCGCCGCGATCGGGAAGACGAGGTGCCAGGGCCGGAGCCGGAAGGGGCGGCCGCGGCGGATGGCGGGGGAGGGGACATCAGCGGGCTGGGGGGGCGACTCGGCGGGTCGGGGCTCGGCATTCATGGTCGGCGTCGATTGTTTCGAGGAGTGGCGGTTCGCGGTTAGAGGCCCTTCCACGGGCCGTTGAGGATGTCCCCCTCGAAGACCGTAGCCACGACGGGCTCCTCGGAATCGAGGACGAGGCTGTGCGGGTCGGCGTCGGATCGGTCGGGGAGCTGGATGATGGCCAGGTCGGCCGACTTGCCCGGCCGCAGGCTGCCCGTGGTCGTCTCGGCGCGGAGGGCCCAGGCGCCGAAGAGGGTCGCCATCGTCAGGAGCAGCTCGCCGGACAGCGACGGCTCCTTGCCGCGGAGGAAACGGATCTCGTCGAGGATGCTCAGCGTGGGGGACGACGCGAGGCTGTCCGTGCCCAGGCAAACCACGACCCCCTTCTCCAGCATGGCCCGGAACGGATGGGGGGCGTGCCCGAAGCGGGCGTGCGTCCGCGGGCAGAAGGCCACGGCGACCCGGTGGCCGTTCGGCGCGGCCTCCGGCCGGAGCTGCCAGAACTCCGACGGGTCGAAATAGGTCCCGTGCGCGATCAGCCAGTCGGCGTTGCGGAGCTCCCCCTTGCGGACGAAATCCGCGGGCCTCGGGCCGATCGGCTCCCAGTCGTCGTCCCAGGCGCCAAGGTCCTCCAGGAAGTCGCGCAGCGGGCCGTCCCGCCGCTCGAGGAGCCGGATCTCCTCGGGCATCTCCGCCAGGTGGGTGGACAGCGGCAGCCGGCTCGCCGCGGCGCGGTGGTAGAGCCACGGCGAGGTGCTGTACGGCGCGTGCGGGCTGAGGCCCGGCTTCGCGCAGGCGGCGACCTGCTTCTCCGGCTGGACGGTCGCCAGCCACTTCCACGCCGCGTCGCTGGTCTGGAGCCCGCGGTATCGCTTCAGGCCGATCAGCTCCGCGAAGACGACCGCCCTCATGGGGGCCGCCGCCACCTGGTCCCAGCTCAGGCCGGCGGTCGTCGTGTCCGCGAGGAAGGTCGTCCCCGCGGCGAGGCTCGCGCCGAGGTTCCGCCCCACCGCGTCCTTGAGCATCTGCTCCGAGCCCCCCCGGCGCTGGTCGATCACGCGGCGGAGCCACGCCACCTCGTCCTCGGGGCCTCCCGCCGACCCTCCCGATCCGACGTGGTCGAGCTCCAGGTGGGTGTGGGCGTTCACGAAGCCCGGGACGATGGCCACGTTGCCCAGGTCGAGGTCCCCGGCCCGCTCGCTGGCCGGGCCGACCCAGCCGATCCGGCCCCTGTCCAGGACGACCGCCCCGTCCTCGATCGGCGGCCCCTCGACGGGGAAGACGAACCGCGCCTGGAGTGTGAGCGTGTCTCGCCTCATCGTCCCTGCTCCGTCCCGGGAGCCGCGTCGACGAGGCGGCCTCCGTAGGTCATCGCGCCCGGGCCCTGCTCATCAGCCCGCGGGCGCCTCGGCCAGCTCGATGGCCTCGACCCGGGCCGCTCGTCCGCTCTCGGGCCGGTCCCGCTTCCAGAGAGAATAGAAGAGGAGCCCGGAGGCGAGGACGCTCACCAGCACCCACCCCTCATGATAGAGGCCCTCCGCCGGTTCGCGATAGATCCAACGCGCCAGGCCCGCGGACTCGAGCAGCCTCAGCCGGGCCGGC from Aquisphaera giovannonii includes these protein-coding regions:
- a CDS encoding BlaI/MecI/CopY family transcriptional regulator, with the translated sequence MARPRAKDLTERELEVMHVFWGMEAMTAAEARDRLAAAGLDRSYPTIANLVRALEEKGFLTQVNEERPFVYKAARTHEEVSGRLLGDLIDRVFRGSRADLLYRLVEHRKLTKEERRVLEQILREDGK
- a CDS encoding M56 family metallopeptidase — translated: MNTFAQTVAWLAIQVTALLVPATACHLFASRRGPAAGASVAAAALGLTLGLTACAPCVGLLAIRLTAVPVAAVTPGPAASTAGRPPEPQASAEHPPGLAISWRTLAATLRNFEHRVGEASAPHAGGLRIAAWGLLTLAAIGSSRLALGLLEVRRCRRRGAVLRDQGFLGELESLRTAMGVLVPIEVRELPEAIPAATAGWRRPVILLPADWRAWPVADLRAVLAHELAHIRRSDYVIGLVAGLAQALHAYHPLVAWLASRLRMAQEQAADALAAEVSGGRHVYRAVLARMALEQDVGRRRWPVSPFSPTRGTLIRRIQMLESNGGEFDRSGQRSHRWQAGGLLAAVALVISLVPNPLRASPPSDAAAETRPGAIPAFDLSYIPTNAMGVFACRPSEISRRPRVDALCMALTFDIGAYLAELGEGFAPFWGEHPLMLNEIEQVTCGLQFGLKPDERRELRSFAMASLMLRTVRPYDWNGLIRAVWPDATEHHVEGKVYFKVKALSLGTNPCFSVADDRTLIHMQEDAIVAILGRPSPMPPLFVQRAEWKEVERDFVTVVLDNSRDRIRAATRREETLDKDDAFARFISLAERVFFGLSTSDDVRFNMLIFPRDGITQEKLARMVEQVRDLSIKDLLKVDDVDDLSPRVMRSRGLLVAILRSIVISRESFGLRLANQPSTPDAAVKLIELLVLDGKPKAHQE
- a CDS encoding amidohydrolase family protein, which encodes MRRDTLTLQARFVFPVEGPPIEDGAVVLDRGRIGWVGPASERAGDLDLGNVAIVPGFVNAHTHLELDHVGSGGSAGGPEDEVAWLRRVIDQRRGGSEQMLKDAVGRNLGASLAAGTTFLADTTTAGLSWDQVAAAPMRAVVFAELIGLKRYRGLQTSDAAWKWLATVQPEKQVAACAKPGLSPHAPYSTSPWLYHRAAASRLPLSTHLAEMPEEIRLLERRDGPLRDFLEDLGAWDDDWEPIGPRPADFVRKGELRNADWLIAHGTYFDPSEFWQLRPEAAPNGHRVAVAFCPRTHARFGHAPHPFRAMLEKGVVVCLGTDSLASSPTLSILDEIRFLRGKEPSLSGELLLTMATLFGAWALRAETTTGSLRPGKSADLAIIQLPDRSDADPHSLVLDSEEPVVATVFEGDILNGPWKGL
- a CDS encoding DUF1559 family PulG-like putative transporter → MNAEPRPAESPPQPADVPSPAIRRGRPFRLRPWHLVFPIAAVAGLFSLARYFERQRVRHEAIFAAQAGCQENLNALASAMAEYAKTFGHLPPPFQPDPDGKRRESWRATFLPRFGAAAAVGERYDFRKSWDSDENQHHAGDMPALYGCPAYRSVMPEGNASYRMINDLSAIDPAKLPRNAILLIESAGLPLDWRSPFDELSEEQVRSIASPHPSGFGVVLADFTSVRLKDVDRIRTVDGLYVLDEPKSVNP